In the genome of Tetrapisispora phaffii CBS 4417 chromosome 14, complete genome, one region contains:
- the TPHA0N01400 gene encoding Frag1/DRAM/Sfk1 family protein (similar to Saccharomyces cerevisiae SFK1 (YKL051W); ancestral locus Anc_2.589): MALPKPANYYFLVPLLSFIPWYVMLITFLITWAADGHPVYYFMHNKEQTTVYISDIGAMSLHPMFIICSGLQGLGYCVSVACEYYQRSGHWPFMRNRNNPSDKEYNRRNQNIIQDDPEDPEDPFADEYDDVLDDDQRSFDTIRKNYTESLLSSKFLMPPFYTKDERNLIFASFVLGLLGELALLLCSIFSTATHHNAHISLVVVFIVLMYISCSCLIAEYFLMGRHYAVLHPLANLDHKVDMKNMPLWKWEGYVWNKFTISGVLKSVWIALAILWALLFAGIDDESTSAVFEWILSFWLGVFFMIMSVDFYLGGRYKCSRYFHQVESFAGYYKYDNVVNNNHNASQQQQPTYFAHDSNNRAILEDPFQDIDLETESIKLNLH, from the coding sequence ATGGCACTACCCAAGCCCGCTAACTACTACTTCCTAGTTCCGCTCCTTTCGTTCATCCCATGGTACGTGATGTTGATCACTTTCCTGATCACCTGGGCTGCCGATGGCCATCCGGTATACTACTTCATGCACAATAAGGAACAGACCACCGTTTACATCTCTGACATCGGGGCCATGTCGTTGCATCCAATGTTCATCATCTGCTCAGGTCTGCAAGGTCTGGGATACTGTGTCTCCGTCGCATGTGAATACTACCAAAGGTCTGGTCATTGGCCATTCATGAGAAACAGAAATAATCCGTCAGACAAAGAGTACAACAgaagaaatcaaaatataatacagGACGATCCAGAGGATCCAGAGGATCCGTTCGCAGATGAGTACGATGACGTTCTGGACGACGATCAGAGATCGTTCGACACAATTAGAAAGAATTACACCGAGTCTCTGCTTTCCTCGAAGTTCCTAATGCCTCCATTCTACACAAAGGACGAAAGAAACCTGATTTTTGCGTCTTTCGTTCTAGGATTACTGGGTGAGTTGGCTTTGCTGCTATGTTCCATCTTCTCGACTGCTACCCACCACAATGCCCACATCTCTCTGGTTGTCGTCTTCATTGTCCTAATGTACATCTCTTGTTCATGTCTAATTGCTGAATATTTCTTAATGGGTAGACATTACGCAGTTCTGCATCCATTGGCAAACCTTGACCATAAAGTTGACATGAAAAATATGCCTCTATGGAAATGGGAAGGTTACGTCTGGAATAAATTCACAATCTCAGGTGTTTTAAAGAGTGTATGGATAGCTTTAGCTATTCTATGGGCACTATTGTTTGCTGGCATTGATGATGAATCCACTTCGGCTGTTTTCGAATGGATCCTATCATTCTGGTTAGGTGTTTTCTTCATGATCATGTCCGTCGACTTCTACCTAGGTGGCAGATATAAATGTTCTCGTTACTTCCATCAAGTTGAGTCCTTCGCCGGTTACTACAAGTATGACAACGTCGTTAATAACAATCATAATGCCTctcaacaacaacaaccaACTTATTTTGCACATGATTCGAATAACCGTGCTATCTTGGAAGACCCATTCCAAGACATAGATTTGGAAACAGAATCCATTAAACTAAACTTGCATtag
- the TPHA0N01410 gene encoding uncharacterized protein (similar to Saccharomyces cerevisiae YKL050C and YMR031C; ancestral locus Anc_2.590), with amino-acid sequence MSLISAIGDESDLQKAMSADAATVSFGSKVQTKSTVVKTVTSEKVYSATNARLSKEALYRAKLKYGIYESPLHSANVVQGTGTKDKKHAVYAAAQTAKENEEKLKIATYKRIIDPNAEIAARIYRASSSAAAAALHQKSPTFQTGVPNLAGSQNAASKAYSLRSNSSNAASAAKSSVDSRKRSGSNTYSISSAVSVLSHDSAAPQPPQETYSSKAFPSMDLSKVLKGAEKKAEQRIKDRISPERRNFTKGLLTKVEDGVNGGSRTTTLQSNLLPMTLSAASASEALKEQELLKQSEQKRLATVAAIAVKDLDAQTLIETDPGTLEKEALRKEYLAQLTSQQVLNMAQANASTRLNSIDQDLQRMYPARLFDNEALNQKALDIVREKYSKLPPPETRVNLGGGLLLSNEEISDIANNMISPVLGEINDRADAQRQADEIIESRLAEFKAAYVQLEALHRGKMISNDKIRTFTRLRMENEKKLAETTQKQKYDNLVAQMDKNVSEKTNEIANNKADLYALRSSNHMAINTYQENAKNELLNWNENRKVDLENAKKEQQILLKPYQDEITKAEKEHNALLNEKNIINESIQKLHESIESHKSKIIDLDADLKEKEERQIEEDKRILELSTDKQNLLQHIDETLIVTANKVKEETKLSTEQTTLRQLEIDAIVNERKSELNKVELELKREKLKLMEALGKNAELRGEPKIDEEKLKNLIGITESTEQLVNKHVEISLQNEHAEATGKSAASVPKIEVTKDSKRDNNDFGTTQSEIASVATPSASAKSVTAVSGVISDVPRVEEILKSNSSNKPAVSSPLASNLPSNHDTVEDKHADNASSTFSGFSQGTIPEDHDDHELESGLSEDKPQDSSYLTEVF; translated from the coding sequence ATGTCGTTGATATCTGCTATTGGCGATGAAAGTGATTTGCAAAAGGCTATGAGTGCCGATGCTGCTACTGTGAGTTTTGGTTCGAAGGTCCAAACAAAATCGACTGTCGTGAAGACAGTCACGTCGGAGAAAGTGTACAGTGCTACTAACGCACGTTTAAGTAAAGAGGCTCTTTACAGAGCTAAACTGAAGTACGGTATTTATGAATCTCCTTTGCACAGCGCCAATGTTGTCCAAGGTACCGGTACAAAGGATAAGAAGCATGCTGTGTACGCTGCGGCACAGACTGCGAAAGAGAATGAAGAGAAGTTGAAGATTGCCACctataaaagaataatcGACCCCAACGCTGAGATTGCAGCAAGAATCTACAGAGCTTCTTCGAGTGCTGCTGCGGCTGCGTTGCACCAAAAGAGTCCTACGTTTCAGACTGGTGTTCCCAATCTTGCTGGTTCCCAGAACGCAGCCTCTAAGGCATATTCCTTAAGAAGTAATTCTTCTAATGCAGCCTCGGCTGCTAAATCTTCTGTTGACAGCAGAAAGAGATCTGGCTCAAACACTTATTCGATAAGTTCAGCAGTCAGCGTTTTGTCACATGACAGTGCAGCACCTCAACCTCCTCAAGAAACTTACTCTAGCAAGGCTTTTCCTTCGATGGACTTGTCCAAAGTTTTGAAAGGTGCAGAGAAGAAAGCTGAGCAAAGAATTAAGGACAGGATTTCACCTGAGCGCAGAAACTTTACCAAAGGTCTGCTAACTAAGGTTGAAGACGGTGTGAATGGTGGCTCGAGGACTACTACCCTCCAATCAAACTTATTGCCAATGACCTTAAGTGCTGCTTCGGCTTCCGAAGCTTTGAAGGAGCAAGAATTGTTGAAACAGAGTGAACAAAAGAGACTGGCTACAGTCGCTGCTATCGCTGTTAAGGATTTGGATGCTCAGACTTTGATCGAAACAGATCCAGGCACGCTAGAAAAAGAAGCGTTAAGAAAAGAATACTTAGCTCAATTGACCTCGCAACAGGTTTTGAATATGGCACAGGCCAATGCTAGCACTAGATTGAACAGTATTGATCAAGATCTACAGAGAATGTATCCAGCAAGGTTATTTGATAACGAAGCTTTGAATCAAAAGGCACTGGACATTGTAAGAGAGAAATACAGCAAATTGCCTCCACCAGAAACTAGAGTTAATCTGGGAGGTGGTTTGTTACTAtctaatgaagaaatttcaGATATTGCTAATAACATGATTTCACCGGTCTTGGGCGAAATCAATGACAGAGCCGATGCTCAACGTCAAGCTGATGAGATAATTGAAAGTAGACTTGCTGAGTTCAAAGCTGCCTATGTCCAACTAGAAGCTTTACACAGAGGTAAAATGATCAGCAATGATAAAATCAGAACATTCACCAGACTTAGAATGGAGAATGAGAAGAAGTTAGCAGAGACTACTcagaaacaaaaatatgataACTTGGTAGCACAGATGGATAAAAACGTTTCTGAGAAGACCAATGAAATTGCTAACAACAAAGCAGATTTATACGCTTTGAGATCTAGTAATCATATGGCTATTAATACTTATCAAGAAAATGCAAAGAATGAATTACTCAACTGGAATGAAAACAGAAAAGTTGACTTGGAAAATGCTaaaaaagaacaacaaATTCTGTTAAAACCTTATCAAGACGAAATTACAAAAGCAGAAAAGGAACATAACGCACTattgaatgaaaaaaacattatcaATGAAAGTATTCAAAAGTTACATGAATCAATTGAATCTCACAAATCAAAGATTATCGATCTTGATGCtgatttgaaagaaaaagaagagagGCAAATTGAAGAAGACAAAAGAATTCTGGAGTTATCGACTgataaacaaaatttattacaacATATTGATGAGACTTTAATTGTCACTGCtaataaagttaaagaagaaactaAACTTTCTACTGAACAAACAACTTTAAGACAATTAGAAATAGATGCCATTGTTAATGAACGTAAGAGTGAATTGAATAAGGTCGAATTAGAATTGAAAAGAGAGAAATTAAAGTTGATGGAAGCCTTAGGAAAAAATGCTGAACTGAGAGGTGAACCAAAAATCGATGAAGAAAAGCTCAAGAATTTGATTGGTATCACTGAATCAACGGAACAACTCGTCAATAAACATGTTGAGATTTCACTTCAGAATGAACATGCGGAGGCCACTGGGAAGTCTGCAGCCTCAGTTCCAAAGATTGAAGTCACAAAGGATTCGAAGAGAGACAATAACGATTTTGGTACAACTCAATCAGAAATAGCGAGTGTAGCAACCCCATCAGCCTCGGCTAAGTCCGTCACTGCTGTTAGCGGCGTTATATCAGACGTTCCTAGAGTTGAAGAAATTCTTAAGAGTAATAGCTCCAATAAGCCAGCTGTTTCATCCCCGCTTGCTTCTAATCTGCCCTCAAATCATGATACCGTTGAAGATAAACACGCTGATAATGCAAGTTCTACTTTTAGTGGGTTTTCCCAAGGGACGATACCTGAGGATCATGACGATCATGAATTGGAATCTGGGTTATCTGAGGATAAACCACAAGACAGTAGCTATCTAACGGAGgtgttttaa
- the CSE4 gene encoding centromeric DNA-binding histone H3-like protein CSE4 (similar to Saccharomyces cerevisiae CSE4 (YKL049C); ancestral locus Anc_2.592): protein METNGSNRTLTNVNRIIETEDDINERALSLLQRNRERRRLLQRQTDRQQFEKILSRKEIPVAGDVGDDLDSDREYAGDDGSASDSEVERGLIDDSASDSDSDSDYDTHMRRNETVERVKQEMSSKKKSKKLRNKNANPKKKFTPSELAMYEIRKYQRSTDLLISKIPFARLVKEVTEQFTTEEQNFRWQSMAILALQEASEAYLVGLLEHTNLLALHARRITVMRKDMQLARRIRGQFI from the coding sequence ATGGAGACAAATGGATCAAATAGGACATTGACTAATGTCAATAGGATCATAGAGACTGAAGATGATATAAATGAACGAGCTCTATCGTTGTTGCAACGTAATAGAGAGAGGAGGAGGTTGCTACAGAGACAGACTGATCGGCAACAGTTTGAGAAAATACTGTCGAGAAAAGAGATACCCGTTGCCGGGGATGTGGGTGATGACTTGGATTCAGATAGAGAGTATGCTGGAGATGATGGCAGTGCAAGTGACAGTGAGGTGGAGAGAGGTCTAATTGATGACAGTGCAAGTGACAGTGACAGCGACAGTGATTACGATACGCACATGAGAAGAAATGAGACGGTAGAGCGAGTCAAACAGGAGATGTCatcaaagaagaaaagcAAGAAGCTACGAAATAAGAATGCTAATCCTAAGAAGAAATTCACGCCCAGTGAATTAGCAATGTATGAAATCAGGAAATATCAAAGGTCGacagatttattaatatcgaAAATTCCGTTTGCAAGATTAGTCAAGGAAGTCACTGAACAATTCACCACAGAAGAACAAAATTTCAGATGGCAAAGCATGGCTATCCTGGCGTTACAAGAAGCAAGTGAAGCGTACCTGGTAGGGCTACTAGAACACACAAACCTTCTAGCGTTGCATGCAAGAAGAATAACAGTAATGAGAAAAGACATGCAACTGGcaagaagaattagagGTCAATTTATATAG
- the ARP9 gene encoding Arp9p (similar to Saccharomyces cerevisiae ARP9 (YMR033W); ancestral locus Anc_2.593), which produces MARLDSIFIVYPRSGTTIVQFGLQDEVFNLPALEIPTVVYQGTDDEGNVQYRSSASTSSSGANDTDSKPLKEVRPIVDGEIVDLEAFLYFLKLIYISILADKHKNDPDAFDRELSNVPLLLISHYKWSAQQIEKINQHVFEILKLNSFLMLPTSLAATHAMAALQNSIVIDIGKTHTDILPIVDYSQLTHFSSTIPIGGNDINTHLKSILPSLSDDQIEDLKLSNIYEVLNAEAKKNYADLHQADEDEDDSAIDVAAIITSGRDAREILEGERKNKNENSLPNSELDKNSFVDRNGQLISVGKQRFQGCENLIKAISKRVGYTISMVQDINKQKAMWENIVIVGNTSLLTGFQDSLLTKLMDDNLVIEPQSEQDKRQQDAMDSAATSSKKKSKYMGTNFVPTIEYQQVPTSIKLAKAPEYFPEWKKNKYANIVFLGGMIVARQVFTHSKVNFFINRDNYNENGPASYWDINL; this is translated from the coding sequence ATGGCAAGATTGGAtagtatttttattgtctATCCTAGATCAGGAACCACGATAGTTCAGTTTGGGTTGCAGGATGAGGTGTTTAATCTTCCTGCGCTGGAGATACCGACTGTTGTCTATCAAGGCACTGATGATGAAGGAAATGTTCAATACAGGTCAAGTGCTTCTACATCGAGTAGTGGTGCCAATGATACTGACTCTAAGCCGTTAAAGGAGGTCAGACCTATTGTAGATGGTGAAATTGTCGATTTGGAGGCTTTCCtgtattttttgaaacttATTTACATATCGATCCTGGCAGATAAGCATAAAAATGATCCAGATGCTTTTGATAGAGAATTGTCAAATGTACCTCTACTTTTGATCTCCCATTATAAATGGTCTGCGCAACAGATTGAGAAAATAAACCAACACGTCTTTgagattttgaaattgaacaGTTTCTTAATGTTACCAACTTCTTTGGCTGCTACTCATGCTATGGCAGCTTtacaaaattcaattgtaatTGACATCGGCAAAACGCATACTGACATTCTACCAATTGTCGATTATTCACAATTAACCCATTTCTCATCTACCATTCCAATTGGTGGTAATGACATTAATACACATTTGAAATCTATTTTACCAAGTCTTTCAGATGATCAAATTGAGGACTTGAAATTGTCAAATATATACGAGGTATTAAACGCTGAAGccaagaaaaattatgCTGATTTGCATCAAGCcgatgaagatgaagatgatagCGCAATCGACGTTGCTGCAATTATAACAAGTGGTAGAGATGCTCGTGAAATATTGGAAGGAGagagaaaaaataaaaatgaaaatagtTTACCAAATTCAGAATTAGataaaaattcttttgtCGATAGAAATGGTCAATTGATTTCAGTAGGTAAGCAAAGATTCCAAGGTTGCgaaaatctaataaaagCAATCTCAAAAAGAGTTGGCTATACTATCTCAATGGTTcaagatataaataaacaaaaagcTATGTGGGAAAATATCGTTATTGTTGGAAACACATCTCTTCTCACAGGTTTCCAAGATTCtttattaacaaaattaatggATGACAACTTAGTGATAGAACCTCAATCCGAACAAGATAAGAGACAACAAGATGCTATGGACTCTGCTGCAACTTCTTCAAAGAAGAAGTCAAAATATATGGGAACTAATTTTGTTCCAACTATTGAATACCAACAAGTCCCAACCTCTATAAAACTAGCAAAAGCTCCAGAATATTTCCCGGAATggaagaaaaataaatacgCCAATATAGTATTCCTAGGTGGTATGATAGTGGCAAGACAAGTATTCACTCATTCAAAAGTTAACTTCTTCATTAACCGAGATAATTATAACGAGAATGGCCCAGCTTCATATTGGGATATAAATTTATGA
- the FAR8 gene encoding Far8p (similar to Saccharomyces cerevisiae FAR8 (YMR029C); ancestral locus Anc_2.583) gives MTPPLQHVHPQYSLPGIMHYLQTEFTKNERDRISWELEKFEMKARIAHLEGENRDLRRRLNQVSVSSSSTATQETIEGEVGKFDPKELTGTRQAIQENVKEIIYLLKNTDADILGDSTSKLKIGDKLHYVESINANTGRVGVATGKEESTRENPGNAMQTILASPSLHRIDTMKVTADNSIIISGDNHLEMFKLDPQTLAKTESTVYNGAFDNTLDVFVSKNNILSIHEDRLQSWVIDHEDSMDYIEFKGNFEIIKIELLKAVEFKNDWLLLVTNYLLQLSKLSLPSESNSKINIESQYVIEKIDEKSSILGATLGMTEKSVIVLYNNPTKLVIYDFQGNVLQTIDLSNSLKSISQPLYTLSGLYINKETSKLLIQVDRRILIYSLDQKKIILNETLSKIPLHVSYKFSRDLIAITYSDHSVEIRNVDNFHTLLYSYGSLDDQLIVDLIIINNSPIVVINTWDNKVLLHKLVDPKKI, from the coding sequence ATGACGCCGCCTTTACAACATGTTCATCCACAATACTCTCTGCCAGGGATCATGCATTATTTGCAAACAGAGTTCACAAAGAATGAGCGAGACCGAATCTCTTGGGAACTGGAGAAATTCGAAATGAAGGCAAGAATAGCCCATCTCGAAGGCGAGAACAGAGACCTGCGTCGTCGTTTGAACCAGGTTTCTGTTTCCTCGTCCTCCACTGCAACACAAGAGACCATCGAGGGGGAGGTTGGAAAATTCGATCCAAAGGAACTGACAGGCACGAGACAAGCGATACAAGAGAATGTCAAGGAAATTATCTATTTGTTGAAAAATACAGACGCAGACATCCTTGGCGACAGCACAAgtaaattgaaaataggTGATAAGTTACACTATGTGGAGAGCATCAATGCAAACACGGGCAGGGTGGGCGTCGCCACCGGGAAGGAAGAGTCTACTAGAGAGAATCCAGGAAACGCAATGCAAACTATTCTTGCTTCCCCAAGCTTACATAGAATCGACACAATGAAAGTGACTGCAGACAATTCTATCATCATCTCCGGCGACAATCATTTAGAAATGTTCAAGCTAGATCCACAGACTCTGGCGAAAACAGAGTCTACAGTCTACAACGGCGCTTTTGATAACACATTAGATGTGTTTGTCTCAAAGAATAACATCCTGTCTATCCATGAGGACCGTCTGCAAAGTTGGGTGATCGATCATGAGGATTCCATGGATTATATAGAGTTCAAAGGAAACTTCgaaataatcaaaatcGAACTGTTAAAAGCAGTCGAATTCAAAAACGATTGGTTATTGCTAGTGACGAATTATCTGTTACAACTCTCGAAATTGTCATTACCTTCTGAATCAAATAGcaaaatcaatattgaaTCACAGTACGTGATAGAAAAAATCGATGAGAAATCATCAATCTTGGGTGCAACTTTAGGAATGACCGAGAAGTCGGTTATTGTTCTATACAATAATCCAACAAAATTAGTCATTTATGATTTTCAAGGAAACGTTTTACAAACAATTGATCTATCGAATTCACTAAAGTCGATTAGCCAACCGCTATACACTCTCTCGGGGCTGTACATAAATAAGGAAACATCGAAACTATTGATCCAAGTCGATAGACGGATCCTCATTTATTCATTAGatcaaaaaaagataatcttaaatgaaactttatcaaaaatacCATTACACGTCTCTTACAAATTTTCAAGAGACTTAATAGCAATCACGTACAGTGATCATTCTGTGGAGATAAGAAATGTAGATAATTTCCACACCCTACTGTACAGCTACGGCTCTCTAGACGACCAATTGATAGTAGATTTGATCATCATAAACAACTCACCAATCGTAGTGATAAATACTTGGGATAACAAGGTCCTATTACACAAATTAGTCGatccaaaaaaaatttga
- the RCH1 gene encoding Rch1p (similar to Saccharomyces cerevisiae YMR034C; ancestral locus Anc_2.594) has protein sequence MCRTSAKRILEIDTFIMNKSVLKKIWNHPITNYLKGQWFFYCLAVFIVIARFAPNFARDGGLIKGEYSIGYGAVAWIFLQSGLSMKTNVLAANLYNWRAHLVILVISFLVTSSIVFGFAAAIKYSNDPLIDDWVLIGLILTSTCPTTVASNVIMTAEAGGNDILCVCEVFIGNLLGAFVTPALVQLYTSASLFKYGNPASGGGIAALYRRVIKQIGLSVFVPLFVGQVIQNVWQRYTQIYLNFLKKYHIKIGSYMLLLIMFNSFSTAFYQHSFTSVSHVCIIFLCFFNLGLYLFFTGICYLFARPWFIIKIFKEKYDDNSSKLYKYSYKLFRPFYYSKEDTVCIMFCGAAKTAALGVSLVTAQYADDKSNLGKLLVPLVLYQSEQVIVASWCVPLFKHWIEKDKKVSLDAESSLVTNSQLTIHDESSLDSRKQ, from the coding sequence ATGTGCAGAACATCAGCTAAAAGAATTTTAGAGATAGACACATTTATTATGAATAAAAGTGTTCTTAAGAAGATATGGAACCATCCTATCACAAACTATCTAAAAGGTCAATGGTTTTTTTATTGCTTAGCTGTGTTTATTGTCATTGCTAGGTTTGCTCCAAATTTTGCAAGAGATGGTGGTTTAATTAAAGGTGAATATAGTATCGGTTATGGAGCAGTTGCATGGATATTTTTACAAAGTGGCTTGAGTATGAAAACAAATGTGCTAGCTGcaaatttatataactGGAGAGCTCATCTGGTTATACTTGTTATCAGCTTCCTAGTCACGTCGTCTATCGTATTTGGTTTTGCTGCTGCCATCAAATATTCGAATGATCCGTTGATTGACGACTGGGTTTTAATTGGACTGATTTTGACTTCCACTTGTCCAACAACAGTAGCATCAAATGTTATAATGACTGCTGAAGCAGGTGgtaatgatattttatgCGTGTGTGAAGTTTTTATAGGGAACCTACTGGGAGCTTTCGTTACCCCTGCATTAGTTCAACTTTATACATCTgcttctttatttaaatatggtAATCCAGCTTCGGGTGGGGGAATAGCTGCCTTGTACAGAAGAGTCATTAAACAAATTGGACTGTCAGTGTTTGTACCTTTATTTGTTGGACAAGTAATTCAAAATGTCTGGCAAAGGTATACACAGATATACTTGAATTTcctaaaaaaatatcatattaAAATTGGCTCATACatgttgttgttgattATGTTTAACTCATTCTCGACAGCATTTTACCAACATTCATTCACATCGGTTTCTCATGTCtgtataatatttttgtgCTTTTTTAACCTTGGATTGTACCTTTTTTTTACAGGTATTTGCTATTTATTTGCTCGACCATGGttcatcattaaaatatttaaagaaaaatacgATGATAACTCTTCGAAACTTTATAAGTACTCCTACAAGTTGTTTAGACCTTTCTATTATTCAAAGGAAGATACAGTTTGCATAATGTTCTGTGGAGCAGCTAAAACTGCTGCATTGGGTGTTTCTTTAGTTACTGCGCAATATGCAGACGATAAATCGAATTTAGGAAAGCTATTAGTACCGCTTGTGTTATACCAAAGTGAGCAAGTGATAGTGGCAAGTTGGTGTGTTCCTTTATTCAAGCACTGGATAGAGAAAGATAAGAAGGTATCATTAGATGCAGAGAGTTCCTTGGTAACCAATTCTCAGCTTACAATCCATGACGAATCCTCACTAGATTCTcgaaaacaataa